The Meiothermus sp. genome segment CGGTCTCGGGTGAGCTCGATATTGGTAAGCCCCAGCGCGGCATTTTCGACCATATCTGCACGGAACTGGGCGTGGAGCCTTCAGCCTGCGTGATGGTCGGCGACAACCCCGAGCGGGACATTGCAGGTGCGGCCAATGCTGGCATGAAATCGGTCTGGGTGGAGCGCGGCTTCAAGCCCAAAGACCCCCAGCACCCCGCCGACCTCGAGGTCTCGAACCTGCTCGAAATGCTGCCCTGGCTGGAGGCGCAATGATACCGGATGCAAAAAGACAGTTCAAAAAACCAAAAACCCATAGGTTGTCTTTTTGAATCCTAGAGCACTCCCTTCGGTTGGGTTAGTTCGGCGCCGAAGGGTGACGAACTAACCCAATCTGGTATGGCATATCCAGAAGCCCATCGGCATTCCGCCCGCCACCGCGCGGAGGTTTTGCAGAGCGAGCTGTGTGGCTGCTTCTACTGCCTGCGTATTTTTACCCCCAGCGAAATCGAAGAATGGGTGGATGAAGGCCAGACTGCGCTATGCCCCTATTGCGGCATGGATGCTGTGCTGGGCTCGGCTTCGGGTGTACATCTGAGCGAAGATTTCCTGAGCCAGATGCGGGAGCGCTATTTCTAATAACCCTGACATCCCACCAATATGCTCGACAGACGCTTAGCGCAGTGCCTTCAAGGCCAGTTTAATGAGTTCCTGCGTACCTGCTTCGGGGTTTTTCTGGGCAATTTCGGCTACCAAGCTCCGCACCTGGCTCTCGCGGAAACCCAGTGTGATCAGGGCCAGCTCGGCCTCCTCGGTATGGGCGGTGCGAACGATGGCTCCTCCTTCGCCCATCAGGTGGGCGGGTACCTTGCCGCGCAGCTCGAGGGCAATCCGCTCGGCCAGCTTCTTGCCGACCCCTTGGGCTGCCGTTAAGAGGCGCAGGTCGCCCTCGGCTAGGGCGCGGGCCAGCAGGGCCGGGGTTTGCGAGGAGAGCAGGTTGAGGGCCACTTTAGGCCCTACCCCCGAGACCGAGAGCAGTAGTTCAAATAGCTCCAGGCTGCGTTCGTCGCTAAATCCAAAGAGCGAAAGGTCGTCCTCCCGTACCACCAGTTTGGTGTGCAGGATGGATTCCTGCCCTTCGTTGAGCTGGGCCAGCGTCGAGGCGGGACAACTGGCCTCCAAACCCACACCCCCTACCAGCAATACAGCGCTACTCTGGCTCTTTTTGAGTACCATTCCTTTGAGGTAGCGAATCACGCGGACAGTCTACCTTCCCCGGAAGCGGGCGGGACGTTTTTGGTAGAAAGCCTGCACACCCTCCTGGTGGTCTTCTGTGCGGCCCGCTACCTCTTGCAGTAAAGCCTCGTACTCGAGCATCTCCGACAGGGTGGCGCTGGCGCTGCGCCGCAGGGCCCGCTTGATCAGGCCGTAGGTTTTGCTGGGCCCCTGGGCCAGCTCGGCGGCCAGTTTGGCTACCTCGGCGGGGAAAGCCTCGGTGGGTACCACTCGGTTGACCAGGCCCAGGCTCAGGGCCTCTTCGGCCCCCAGGCGGGGCGAGAGGGCCTCGAGTTCAAAAGCCTTGGCATAGCCCACCATGCGCGGCAGGTGGTAGTTCATGCCGGCGTCGGGGATTAGCCCAATCTTGCTAAAACCGGTGGTCAGGATGGCATCGGCTGCCGCTACCCGCAGGTCGCAAGCCAGGGCCAGCGAGAGCCCGGCCCCCGCCGCCGCACCATGAATGGCGGCCATCACCGGCTTTTCCAGGCTGGCCATGCCCTCCACCACCGACTGGTAGTTGCGCAGGTGGGCCTTGTAGGAAATGCGCTGGCCCTCGAATTCGCGTAAGTCCTGGCCCGAGCAAAAGCCGCGCCCTGCGCCCCGCAGCACCACCACGCGCACCTCGGGCGCGGGGGCTTCTTTGGCAAGCACCTGGCCCAGCTCCTTTAGCATCTCTGTGGTCAGGGCGTTGATGGCCTCGGGCCGGTTCAGGGTGAGGGTCAGGATGCCCTCCTGGAACTCCTTGAGTAAGACGCTCATGCTGCCTCCACAATGAATCTTGATGGGCCGGTTATTTACCTTTCCATACCGGCCTGCGCTTCTGCACAAAAGCTGTGGTGCCCTCGTGTTTGTCCTCGCTGCCGAAAGCAATCAGGAAGTTGCTGCGTTCGAGGCCCAGTCCGTTTTCCAGGCTCATGTCCTGTGCCCGGTTCACCGCATCCTTGGCCAGTCGGGCCGCCAGGGGGGCCCGCTCTGCAATGGCCTGGGCCAGCTCGAGGGTCTCTTCCAGGTACAGCTCCACCGGTACTACTTTGTTTACCAGACCATGTTGCAAGGCTTCCCAGGCCGAGAGCACCCTTCCGGCCAGAATCACTTCCATGGCCAGGTACTTGCCTACCTGGCGGGTGAGGCGCTGAGTACCCCCGCCACCCGGAATGATGCCCAGGTTGATCTCGGGCTGGGCAAACCGGGCGGTGTCGGAGGCCACAATCAGGTCGCAGAGCATGGCCAGTTCGCAGCCCCCGCCGTAGGCAAACCCCGAAACGGCTGCAATCAGGGGTTTGCGAACCTTGCGCAGGGTCTCGTACTGGTCTGCCCGGAGCCCCTGCATCAGCTCGGCCAGGCTGGTTTGCTGAAACTCGGCGATGTCGGCCCCGGCGGCAAAGGCCCGTTCGTTGCCGGTGATAACCATAGCGCCGATGGCCTCGTCCTGCTCGAAGGCCCCAACGGCCTGGGCCAGTTCGCGGAGGGTGGCGGTATTGAGGGCGTTGAGTTGCCTGGGTCGGTTGAGCTTCACCAAGCCTACGCGCCCGTGGGTTTCGACCAGAATGTTCTCGTACATAAGGCACCTGTGGTTTTACTTGAGCCGCTCTGCCGGAAACCGCTCGTTCTCCCAGACGTCGATAAAGGCGGTACCTGCGGCCAGCCTGGCGCTGTGGGGCACGCCACCGGGAATATGATAATAATCGCCTTTGCGAAAGACCTTTCGCTCGCCGCCCATCACGAACTCCACCTCACCCTCCAGCACCACGCCCCACTGGCCGTCGTGGGCGTGCTCGGGGACAAAGGTTTCCTCCTGCACCTGGGCAAATCCCACCTGCCCCTTGTGCCCCGAGAGCACCGCCATGTCCATGCCGGGCCAGATTTCTACCTGCTTGAAGGCTTTGAACCACTCTGGAAAGACGCTCATATTTTCGACCTCTGTATGTAGCTTATCGCCTGGGCCAAGCTCCCTACAACCGCCCGGTTTTGCTTTGGGCATCGGCTATCTGCTATTGGCTATCGGGTGCAGGCATGTTAGCATTCTGAGCTAGTTATGGCGCTGATTGTCCAGAAATACGGTGGAACAAGCGTGGGCGACCTCGAGCGCATCCATAAGGTTGCCCAGCGCATCCACCATTACCTCGAGAAAGGCCACCAGATTGCGGTGGTGGTCTCGGCCATGGGCCGCATGACCGACGAGCTGATTGCCCTGGCCAAGCGGGTCAATAAACGCCCTCCCCAACGTGAACTCGATATGCTCACTACCATTGGCGAGCAGCAGTCGGTGGCGTTGCTCTCGATGCAACTCAACGCCATGGGCATACCCGCAAGGGGGTTTACCCAGCACCAGATCGGCATCACCACCGATGGGCGCTTTGGCGATGCCCGCATTTTGCGGGTCGAGCCCACCCTGATCCAGCAAGCCCTGGGCAGGGGAGAAGTGGCGGTGGTGGCAGGCTTCATGGGCACCACCCCCGAGGGCGAGCTCACCACCTTAGGGCGGGGGGGCTCCGACACCACCGCGGTGGCGCTGGCGGCGGCCTTAGGGGCTCACGAGTGCGAAATCTTCACCGATACCGAAGGGGTTTATACCACCGACCCCCACGCCATTCCGGAGGCCCAGAAGCTCAACAAAATTGGCTACGACCAGATGCTGGAAATGGCCGCCCTGGGGGCGCGGGTGCTGCACCCACGGTCGGTTTACTATGGCAAACGCTACGGAGTAAAAATCCATGTGCGCAGCAGCTTTTCCTATAACCCTGGCACCATTGTTACGGAGGATGGCATGGAACTCGATCGCCCAGTGACGGGGGTGGCCCTCGACGACGAAATTGCCCAGATTGGCCTGGTAGGGATTCCCGACCGGCCCGGCATTGCGGCCCAAGTTTTTGAAGCGTTGGCCCGCAAAGGTGTGGCCGTGGACATGATTATCCAGGGGGTTCCCGGTCACGAGGCCAGCCGTACCCAGATGGCCTTTACCGTCAACCAGGACTTTGCCGACGAGGCTATGGAGGCCCTCGAGCCCGTTCTGGCCGAAATTGGCGGAGAAGCTCAGTTGCGCCGTGATGTATGCAAAATTTCCATTGTGGGGGTAGCCCTGGCCTCCACCCCCGGCATTCCGGCCCGCATGTTCCAGGCACTTTCTAGTGTGGGGGCCAACATCGACATGATCGCTACCAGTGAGGTACGGATATCCGCCATTATTCCCTTGCAATCTGCCGAGGCCGCCTTAAGGGCCGTGCACAGCGCTTTTGAGCTGGATAAGCCCATCGCGAGCTAGACCGGACAGCGTGCCCCCCGAGTCCTCCAGACCCCCAAGAGCGCAAGATCGAGGCAAGGAGCCCTATGAGCGAATCCCAAGGCTATTCGGGCAAACAGTACCTGAGTTGGCAGGACATCACCAACCTGGTTTCCAGGCTGCTGGGCCAGGTCAACCCCAACGACTTCGACTGCATTCTGGCTGTTACCCGGGGCGGCATGATTCCGGCCTGTTTGGTCTCCGAGGCCACCGACCAGCGCAACATCCTGACTGCGGCGGTGATGTTTTATACCGACGTGGGCGAGACCATCAAAGACCCCGTTTTTCTGCAGTTTCCCTCCGATAGCCTGCTCTACGGCAAGCGCATTCTGATTGTGGACGATGTTTGGGACTCGGGCAAAACCGCCGTAGCGGTGCGGGAGCGCATCAAGATGGCAGGCGGTCAGCCGCAGGTGGCGGTGCTGCACTACAAGCCCAGCAAAAGCCAGTTCCCCGGCGACGCCCCCGACTACTACGCTGCCGAGACCGACGCCTGGATTGTGTACCCCTGGGATCCGGCCCAGGGCTGGACAACCTTAGGCCAGGGGGCCGGTCAAGCCTGATTGCCAGGGCACAGTTTCTACAACTTATACCAGATTCGGTTAGTTCGTCACCAAAGGGTGACGAACTAACCCGACCGAAGTTATCCGCGTAGCGGAGGGCGATACCGCCCCTTGGAAGTTATCCGCGTAGCGGAGGGCGATACCGCCCCTTGGAAGGGAGACGCTTTCTTCGCCGACCGACAGTGAAGGGCCATCGGCCCCCGGCTAGCGCCGGTACTCAAGGGAGGGGTGTGCTCTAGGATTCAAAAAGACAGCCTCTGGTGTTTTTGGTTTTGTAAACTGTCTTTTTGAATCCGGTATTATCGCGCCCTTCACAGATGTTGCCGCCCGCGAAAACGAGAATGCGTCTGCGCCCAGACGCATGTTACGCACCCAAGCGTGGGCCGGGCCCGGCCCACGCTTGGGTTTCGAGTTTCCGGGCGGCAACTGTTTTGTCTGGGGCAGAAGATTCTTGATTCTCGGGAGGCTCATTCTATGTGAAGAGCGCTCTAAAGCCCTATTTAATCAGCCCGAGCTGTAACACCGCATCCCGCTCTTCGGCCAGTTCCCTGGCGGTGGCGTCCATCTTGCTGCGGCTAAATTCGTTGATGTCCAGCCCTTGAACAATCTCAAAGTCACCGTTCCTGCAGACGCAGGGGTAGCTGTACACCAGCCCCTCGGGGATACCATACGAGCCGTCGGAGGGGATGGCCATGCTCACCCAGTCGCCTTGCGGGGTACCCAGGGCCCAGTCGCGCATGTGATCAATGGCCGCACTGGCTGCCGACGCCGCCGAGGAAGCGCCACGGGCTTCGATAATCTCCGCCCCACGCTTGGCTACCTTGGGAATGTAGACATTGGCGTACCAGTCGTGATCGCCCACCAGCTCATAGGCGCTTTTGCCCCCTACTTCGCAGTGGTACAGGTCGGGGTACTGCGTGACCGAGTGGTTGCCCCAGATGGTCATTTTTTTGATTTCGCTGACCGGCACCTTGAGTCGGGCCGCCAGTTGGGAGATGGCCCGGTTGTGGTCGAGGCGGGTCATGGCGTGAATCTGGCGGGGGGAGAGGTTGGGAGCGTTTTTGTAGGTAATCAGGGCGTTGGTGTTGGCGGGGTTGCCTACTACCAGCACCTTGACATGCTTGCGGGCGTTGTCGGAGAGGGCGCGGCCCTGGGCGGTGAAGATGGCCCCATTGGCCTGGAGCAAGTCGGCCCGCTCCATACCCTGCTTGCGCGGCATGGCCCCGACCAGCAGGGCATAGTCGGCATCCCCAAAGGCCACGTTGGGGTCGTCGGTGGGTACGACCCCAGCCAGGGTGGGGAAGGCGCAATCTTCCAACTCCATAATCACCCCATTGAGGGCTTTGAGGGCTGGGGTAATTTCTAGAAGTTGCAAGATAACCGGCTGGTCTTTGCCCAGCATTTCACCGGAAGCAATACGGAACAGCAAACTATAGCCAATCTGACCGGCAGCACCGGTCACCGCCACACGCACAGGGGATTTCATCCTAGAAACTCCTTTCGTTGGGCTTCTGCCCATTTCTACCGTTCACGATAATAACGCGCTGAAAGCCGAATGTCGAAGGACAAAGGTCGGGGGTAGTTACACCAATGCGCTGTGGGTAGTTCCATCGAGGGGCGGCAATTTCTAAAAGGCTCGCCGTCTGGGTGTATGAGCAGGAAGCCGCATGGTGCAAGACCGCTTGCGAGCATTTGCTCTAGACCTAAAATACCCTCTGGGCGTAACATTGCCCCTATGACAGTAAGCCGCTATTACGACGTAAAGCGCGACGAGCGGGGCAAGCGTTACCTGGAGCCTTTCATTGAAGGTTCACTGCTGTTGGGGCTGCCCCTTCTGAACAAAGGAACTGCTTTTACCCACGAGGAGCGCAAAGCCCTCAAACTCGAGGGGCTGTTGCCGCCGCATGTGACCAGCCTCGAGGAGCAAAAAGAGCGTAACTACCGCCGCTATCGCCTGATTGAAAACGATCTGGAAAAGCACATCTTCCTGCGCAACCTGCAAGATCGCAATGAGGTGCTGTTTTTTGCCCTTTTTGCCGACCACATGAGTGAGATGCTTCCCATTCTCTACACCCCCACGGTCGGAGAGGCGGTCAAGCAGTTTTCCCACATCTATCGGTACCCCCGCGGTTTTGCTGCTTCCACCGACAACATCCACGATATTGACCAGGCCCTCGCCAACGTGCCCCTCAACGATGTGCGCCTGGCTGTAGCGACCGATTCCTCGGCCATTTTGGGCATCGGCGACCAGGGCTTTGGGGGTATGGCCATCTCTATCGGCAAGCTGGCCATCTATACGGCCGCCGGTGGGCTGGGCCCCGACAAGGCCCTTCCCATCGAACTCGACGTAGGCACTAACCGCGCCGACCTAATCAACGACCCCCTGTACCTGGGGGTGCGCCACCGCAGGCTTTCGGGCGAAGAGTACTATGCCTTTATGGATCGCTTTGTGGAAGCCTTCTGTAGGCGTTACCCCAATGCGGTCATGCAGTGGGAAGACTTTGGCAAGGATACGGCTTTTGCTGTACTCGAGCGCTACCGCAAGGTGCTTCCCTCCTTCAACGACGACATCCAGGGCACCGGGGCGGTTACCCTGGCCGGGGTCTTGTCGGCTTGCCGCATCAAGGGCGAACAACTTTCCGACCAGCGCATTCTGGTGTATGGGGCGGGAGCAGGAGGGGTGGGTGTGGCCCAGGCCATGCTCGACGGTCTGATGCGCGAAGGCTTGAGCGAGGCACAAGCCCTGGACCGCATATTTGTCCTGGACTCCAAAGGTTTGCTGCTGAGCAACCGCAGTATGGAAGCCTACAAACAAAAGTTCGCCAAAGACCCCGCCCTCATTCAGAACTGGCGGGTCGAGGGCGATGCACCCAACCTGTACGAGACCATACTCAATGCCCAAATCACCGTTCTTCTGGGTCTTTCGGGTCAGCCGGGTTCGTTTTCCGAGCCTATCGTGCAGGCGGTGCGGGCGCACACCGACCGCCCCATCATCTTCCCGTTGTCCAACCCCACCAGCTCGTCGGAGGCCATTCCGGAAGACATCCTTCGCTGGACGAACGGCAAGGCCCTGGTGGCAGCCGGGAGCCCCTTTGAACCGGTGGAACTGGATGGACAGGTCTATCCCATTGGGCAGGGCAACAATGCCTTTGTATTTCCGGGGTTGGGTTTTGGTACGGTGCTTTCCAAGGCCCGGGAAGTCTCCGATGCTATGGTGCTAGAAGCCGCCTACACCCTTTACGACTACACCAGCAAGCATCACCCTGAGCGCATCTATCCCCCCACCTCGGAACTGCGTGAGGTGAGCCAGTTTGTGGCCTCGAGGGTGATTCGCCAGGCTATGAAGGAGGGCCTGGCCCGTGAAGAACGCCTGAAGGGGCTGGGTATGGAGGCCATTCAAGCCTATGTGGCCGAGCGCTTCTGGCAGCCCCGGTACTTGCCTTACAAACCCGCGGTGAGCAACCCATAGCGCAAACCTTTTAGCCGCAAACGTCTATCACCTAAGGCTGTTTCCGGCTTCACACAAAGCGACCGCCCCCAGCTTCGGTCAGCAAGCTATCTGGAGCTGGCCGGTTGGCCTATGCGCTAAACCTTGTAGATTTTCGTATACTGTACATGTCAAGGGCTCTTAGCCCCTTATATATATGGACAAAAAAGACCGCCCGGTGTACATCATTTCGGTTGCTGCCGAACTGGTGGATATGCACCCCCAGACCCTGCGGCTGTACGAGCGTAAAGGCCTCATTCAGCCCAAGCGTTCGGGGGGCAAGACCCGTTTGTACTCCGAACGGGATGTCGAGAAACTCCGGGAAATCCGCCGACTGACCCAGGAACTCGGGGTCAACCTGGCGGGGGTGGAAGAGATCATGAAACTGCGCGAAGAGCTATGGACGCTCGAGCAGCGCTTTCGGGAGGAAGCCGAGCGCCTCAAGGTAGAACTCGGCGAGAAGCTCGAAGCCTTAAAGACCCCCCCAGCCCTGCCTGCCCCCGGCGAGGGCAAGAAAAAAATCAACGAGAAGGAGCGGCCGGTCTATATCATTTCGGTGGCCGCCGAGCTTGTGGGCATGCACCCCCAGACCCTGCGCCTGTATGAGCGGGAGGGTCTGGTTGCGCCCAGCCGTACCTCCGGCAAGACCCGCCTCTACTCTGAGCGGGATGTGGAAAAACTAAAGGAAATTCGCCGCCTTACGCAAGAATTGGGCGTTAACCTGGCCGGGGTAGAGGAGATCATTCGCCTGCGTGACGAGCTGGATATCCAGCAAAACCGCCTCGAGTCGGAAATTGCCCGCCTGCGCCTGGCCCTGTTGCGTGAGCTGAAGCCACAAAATAGCGAACAAAAGAAAACGAAAACCACGGCAAGCTAGCCCAAAACCCAAAGCCGAAGGCCGAAAGCATGGGCCATGTCTTTTTGGCATATCGCGTCATGGCAACTTTGGGCTCACCGTAGCTTCAGCGGAAGCCGGAGCGCATAGGCCAGCCCAATAAATACGACCAAACCCGCCAAACCCCCCAGGGCCAGCGGTAGGAGGTTATGCAAAAAAAAGGTCGGAATTCCAAACTGCATCGCTACTATGTAGGATACCCAGCCTGCGGGGGTGGCAGCCAGTACGGTTTTTCCCACCACCCGCCCTACCTCGGCAGGGGTTACCATTTGAAAAGCCTGCAAGCGCCGGGTGTAAATCGCCAGGCCCAGCCAGCCAGCAACTGCCGTGGCCAGGTTCAGCACAAACAGCCCCTGTTCGCGCAACAGCCAGTAGCCAAAGGTGTTCAGCAGCGCCACCATTACCGTCACGCTGACCGCCTGGCCCACCTGCCCCACCGCGTAAAAGCCGCGAAGCAGCAGTTGATTCAAGCCCCAGGGCAGCAAGGCCAGGCCCAGTGCCATTACGGTCTGGGTGGTAAAGGCCCGGTTGGCGTCGGAGAAGTTTGCGGTGATGGCATAAAGCGTCCCCACCACCCAGGGGGCCAGCGCGACCATCATGGCGGCTGCGAAGGCCAGGGGTACCGCCAGCCGGGCCATCATGCGACGGAGCAACTCGCGGGCTGCCGTTAGGTCGCCGCCGCCCGCCAGTGCAGAGAGCCGGGGAAAGGCGGCCATGGCGGGCGAGACGGCCAGCAAGCCCAGCGCAGTGGTAAAGATGAGTTCGCCGTTCTGGAAGCCCGTGACCGCCGCCGAGGGGTAGGCGGCCAGAATGCCAAGCAAGACCAGGTTCAGAAACTGCCGTACGGAGGTGGTGAAGGCAAAAGGCCCGATGCGGGTGAGGGCTAAGCGGAAGGCCGGATGCCATTTGAACTCGAGCCCATACCCCCTTAGGGCGGGAAGCTGCACCAGGGCTTGCAGCGCGCCCCCCAGCGTGACCGAGAGGCCCAGCGCGACCACGCTGCCGGGAAAAAGCAGCATAAGCACGATAGAGCCCACATTGAAGGCAATGGGGCTAAAGCTGGTAATACCAAAGCGCTCACCCGACTGGAGCATCGAAGAAAAAAGCGAAGCCATCGAGATGGAAAGCAAAAAAGGCATCACCAGCCTTATCAGGAGCACCAGCTGCTCGAAAACAACCGGGTCGCGCAAGGGGCTGGCCTGGGCCAGGGAAAGCTCGGCCAGCCAAAGCAGGACACCCGCAATTTGGGGGGCAAAGAGTAGACCCAGGCCCAGAATGACCAAATTAATGCCCAGCAAAAAGGCCCCGAACCGCCGGGCGAACACCCGCGCCTCTTCAGCTGGCAGGCTGGTGAGTACCGGAATCAGGGCGTTCTGGATGGCCCCTTCGGCCAGCAGCTCGCGCAGCAAGTTGGGAATGCGGTACGCCACCCAGAAGGCGTCCTTGAGGGTGTCGGACAGGGGCAGGTTGGTCAGGATGGTCTGGCGTACCTGGCCCAGAAGGCGACTGGACAGGGTACCGGCCATGACCAGGAGAGTGTTGCGAACGATGCGAGACATAAGAAGGGCGGGGTTCGGCTAAGTCGAACGCTTGCGGGGTTCTGCACGGTCCAAGGCAGGCCAGAAAAAGGATACCCCGAAACATGGACCCCACTCCGCGCGACCCTTCAGGGGTTAATCCACCCAGCGCACCTTGCTGCCTGCAGGCGACTTCTCGACCTGCAAGCGGGCGGGCAGGCGTTCGGCCAGGGCCTCTACATGGGTCACGATGCCGACCAGGCGGCCCTGGGTGGGCAGGGCTTCCAGTATCCCGGCGACCTGTTCCAGCGTTTCGGCGTCCAAGGTGCCGAAGCCTTCATCCAGGAAAAGCGCCCCAATGCGGCCACGCGAAAGGTGCTCCGAGAGGGAAAGGGCCAGCGAGAGGCTGGCCATGAAGCTTTCGCCGCCCGAAAGGGTTCGCACGGGGCGAAGGGAGTCTGTCCAGCGGTCGAGCACCTTGTATTCGCCCTCCTCGAGGCGCAGGCTGTAGCGGTTTTGCGAGAGGGTCTGGATGAGTTCGGAGGCCCGGCCCAGCAGGCCGGACTGGTAGCGCTCGAGCAAGAAGTCCTGGAAGCGGTCGCCCTTGAGATCCTGGGCCAGTTGTTCCCAGAGATCGGTTTGTTTGTCCAGCTCAGCTTTTTCCTTCTGGGCCTGGCGTTTTCGGTCAAGTTGTTTTTGCAGCCGGTCCAGGTCGGACTTCTTGCCGCCCAGCCGTTCTCTGGTCTCGGCCAGCGAGGTTTTGAGGCCGGCTACGCGGTTTTTTTGTTCCGATACCTGGGCAGGCGTAACCGGCTCCTGACCACTCAGGGCTTGCTCGAGTACGCGCAACGCCCTATCAATTTCAACCCCTTCGTGCTCGTGATCCTTGAGCTTTTTTTGCAGCGCCTCCACCTCCGCAGGGCTCAGACGGGCCTTTTGCACCGCCTCCGGCCCCGCGAACCCTGCCTCTTTGAGCAGAACCTGCACGCCCCGTTGCTGTCTGTCCAGGTTGGCTTGTAGAACCCGCACAATTTCGGCTTGGCTCGAGACCTTACCCTTCAGTTCGCTTTGCCGGTTTTCCATTTCGGCCACCTTCTGGGCCAGGGCGCGAGCGGACTCGAGGGCTTGCCGAAGCGCCTCCACATAGACCGCAACCTCGCGGTTGTCCGTGATGGCACGAATTTCTTCGGCCAGCCCTGCCAAGCGCTGCGTGCGCTCCTCTTTGACCTGTTCGAGCGTACCCAGACCGGCCACCTGGGCCTGCAGGTCGGCGAGTTCGGTGGCGGCTTCTTGGGATTCGTTTTGCAGCGTTTGGAGCTGTTCTTGTAGTTTGGGTAGGCGTTGCTGCAGATCCTCGAGGCGCTTTTGTTTGGCCTTGAACTCGGCCCGCAAATCGGTAAGCGTGGCCTCAAGCTGGTCGACCTGGGCTTGAAGAGCCTGTAGGTTGGCTTGCGCTTTGGGAGGGGGTAGGGTCTTTACCGGGTGCCCGCAAAGCGGGCAGGGTTCACCCACCTGGAGATGGGCATGGTACTGAGCAATCCCCTGGTGCAGTTTTTCACGCTCGAGGGTCTGTTTGGCTTCCTCAAGCCTGGCTTTGTCCTTCTGGCCGGTTTCTTTGAGGGTCTGGATTTCCGCCTGCAGCGCCTCGATGGAAGCCTGTTCCTTTTGCAGCTCTTGGGTAGCATTTTGCAGGCGCTCTTGGGCCCGCGCTGCTTTGGTGTGGGCTTTGTTCTAGCTCACCAAATAAGCGCTCGGCATCGCGCAGGGCGTCCAGGCGTTCTTCCTCAAAGGGGAGTGGGCGTTCGTGGTAGAGACGTAAGCTGCCGCCATAGCGCTTCAGGCTGGCTTCCTTGGACTTGAGCAGGGGAATCTGATGCTGCTTTTGCTCGAGCGCCGCTAACTCTTCGGGGCGGTACTGGGCGCGAAAGCGCTCGAGCTCGGCTTCGAGCGCCTCCAAGGCCGACTGGTCGCGCTTTAGAGCGTTCTCCTTTGGCCGAAGCTCGCTTCTGGGCAGCCTGGAGGGCTTCCAACTGCGGCCAGATGCGCTCGGCTTTTTCGGCCTGGGCAACCTTGGCGGCAATTTCGGCCATGCGCGCCTGCTCGCTTTTGCCAGGCGGCGTGTCGGCGGCGCAGGGCCTCGAGTTCGGCAAACTGCTTCTGGCGTTCTTCCAGGGTACGCAGGGTTTGTTCGGCGCTCTGGAGCTGGCTACCCAGGTCGCGCTCGCTCAGCTCGAGCCCCTCAATCTCCTCTCGCAGCGCCGAGACCCGCTCTTCCCTCGGCCTCCGCCAGCGCGTCGAGTTCGCCTTGCAGGTGAGCCCGTTGCTCGGCCAGGGTTTTGAGCCGGGCGGCTACACGCTCCCGCATGGCCTTGAGCAATTCCAGACCGTAGAGCTTGATCAGGGTCTCGCGGCGCTCCTTGGGTGAGCCGCGCAGAAACAGGTCGAACTGGCCCTGCGGCAGCAGGATGGCCCGGGTAAAGGTCTCGTAGTCCATGCCCAGAATTTCGCCAAGCTTGGCGTCGAGCTCCTTGACCTTTTCGGAGGCGGGGTGGGTTTTCCAATCGGTGGATTGCAGGTATTCCAGGCGGTTCTGGTTTTCTTTACCCACCACCCGCACCACGCGCCAGGTCTGCTCTCCTAGGGCAAACGTCAGCTCCACTTTGGCTGAATCGGCCTGAGGATGTTTCAAATCCTTCAGGCCCGTGGAGCCGATGCGTGGGGTGGCTTTGTACAGGGCATAGGTCATGGCATCAAGCAGGGTGCTCTTGCCCGAACCCGTAGGGCCGGTGATGGCAAACAGCCCCACATCATCGAAGCTGATTTCCTGTGGTTCGGCGTAGGCGCCAAAGCCTTCGATACGCAGTTTGAGCGGTCTCATAAAAAGTTGGGGAAAAAGGTTCGGGGGGCAGGCTACTGATTGCTGGCGGCGTGTACCTC includes the following:
- a CDS encoding SMC family ATPase, with the translated sequence MRPLKLRIEGFGAYAEPQEISFDDVGLFAITGPTGSGKSTLLDAMTYALYKATPRIGSTGLKDLKHPQADSAKVELTFALGEQTWRVVRVVGKENQNRLEYLQSTDWKTHPASEKVKELDAKLGEILGMDYETFTRAILLPQGQFDLFLRGSPKERRETLIKLYGLELLKAMRERVAARLKTLAEQRAHLQGELDALAEAEGRAGLGAARGD